From Glycine soja cultivar W05 chromosome 4, ASM419377v2, whole genome shotgun sequence, the proteins below share one genomic window:
- the LOC114409068 gene encoding basic leucine zipper 9-like isoform X1: MATTTTEFDLDYEFPDLDYDLRYLSLAGIDALTAFQNLLPDAAMTSFSACGLIDPHCSQNLTPMHSTITATIDSQSTICATSNVGSPISANKPEGRENRTKGATSGSSEPSDEDDEAGACEQSTNPADMKRLRRKVSNRDSARRSRRRKQAQLSELELQVEKLKVENATLYKQFTDASQHFREADTNNRVLKSDVEALRAKVKLAEDMVTRSSFTTLNYQLLQTQQHQMSTPPQLNTTNLRRMAHVSPTITVHGNDASYNGVTVGEQNSSALGNLDMTFNNINNGVMNNAMSCGTIWPLD; this comes from the exons ATGGCGACGACGACCACGGAGTTCGATCTCGATTACGAGTTCCCCGATCTCGATTACGACCTTCGCTATCTCAGTCTCGCCGGAATCGATGCCCTCACCGCTTTCCAAAACCTATTACCG GATGCGGCGATGACTTCATTTTCAGCTTGTGGACTAATAGACCCTCATTGTTCTCAAAACCTCACTCCCATGCATTCCACCATCACTGCTACCATTGATTCTCAGTCAACGATTTGCGCCACCAGTAATG TTGGGAGCCCAATCTCGGCAAATAAACCAGAGGGCAGAGAGAATCGTACCAAAGGAGCCACGAGTGGTTCCTCTGAGCCGTCTGATGAGGATGATGAAGCAGGTGCTTGTGAACAGAGCACAAATCCAGCTGATATGAAGCGCCTTAGAAG GAAGGTTTCTAATCGCGACTCTGCTAGAAGGtcaagaagaagaaagcaagcGCAATTGTCTGAGCTTGAGTTGCAG GTTGAAAAACTCAAAGTGGAAAATGCAACCCTATACAAGCAGTTCACGGATGCTAGTCAACATTTTCGTGAGGCTGATACGAATAACCGAGTGCTAAAATCAGATGTAGAAGCTTTGAGAGCCAAG GTGAAGTTAGCGGAGGATATGGTCACTAGGAGCTCTTTTACTACGTTAAACTATCAGCTTCTTCAGACACAACAACATCAAATGAGCACACCCCCGCAACTGAACACGACTAATCTTCGCCGCATGGCGCATGTTTCGCCAACCATCACCGTCCATGGTAATGATGCCTCATACAATGGTGTAACAGTTGGTGAACAGAATTCATCAGCACTTGGAAACTTGGATATGACTTTCAACAACATCAACAATGGAGTCATGAACAATGCTATGAGTTGTGGGACTATTTGGCCACTTGATTAG
- the LOC114409069 gene encoding probable calcium-binding protein CML43, whose product MGIAEACSRFLGDFLQALKCSPQSSVSHLDHKPQNVLKLNDKMVGALVSVFGMETNGRIKKENARQVVEKLGLMYDKSSSSSGFELTKGGLLDDEVPVEEVLGELEDMSKRSELLHEAFKIFDEDGDGYIDAMELKRVLDCLGLDKGWDMSAIEKMVKVADLNFDGKVDFGEFELMMG is encoded by the coding sequence ATGGGGATAGCAGAAGCATGCTCCAGATTCCTTGGGGACTTTTTACAAGCATTGAAATGCTCCCCACAAAGCTCAGTGTCTCACCTTGATCACAAGCCCCAGAATGTGCTCAAACTTAATGACAAGATGGTTGGTGCCCTTGTCAGTGTTTTTGGCATGGAAACCAACGGAAGAATCAAGAAGGAAAATGCTAGGCAAGTGGTGGAGAAGCTAGGTTTGATGTATGATAAGTCCTCATCATCATCAGGGTTTGAGCTAACTAAGGGTGGCTTGCTGGATGATGAAGTGCCTGTGGAAGAGGTGCTTGGTGAGTTGGAGGACATGTCAAAGCGGAGTGAGCTTTTGCATGAAGCCTTCAAGATCTTTGATGAGGATGGGGATGGATACATAGATGCAATGGAGTTGAAGAGGGTGCTTGATTGCTTGGGGTTGGACAAGGGTTGGGATATGAGTGCTATTGAGAAGATGGTGAAGGTTGCTGATTTGAACTTTGATGGCAAGGTTGATTTTGGTGAGTTTGAATTGATGATGGGGTAG
- the LOC114409068 gene encoding basic leucine zipper 9-like isoform X2 yields MTSFSACGLIDPHCSQNLTPMHSTITATIDSQSTICATSNVGSPISANKPEGRENRTKGATSGSSEPSDEDDEAGACEQSTNPADMKRLRRKVSNRDSARRSRRRKQAQLSELELQVEKLKVENATLYKQFTDASQHFREADTNNRVLKSDVEALRAKVKLAEDMVTRSSFTTLNYQLLQTQQHQMSTPPQLNTTNLRRMAHVSPTITVHGNDASYNGVTVGEQNSSALGNLDMTFNNINNGVMNNAMSCGTIWPLD; encoded by the exons ATGACTTCATTTTCAGCTTGTGGACTAATAGACCCTCATTGTTCTCAAAACCTCACTCCCATGCATTCCACCATCACTGCTACCATTGATTCTCAGTCAACGATTTGCGCCACCAGTAATG TTGGGAGCCCAATCTCGGCAAATAAACCAGAGGGCAGAGAGAATCGTACCAAAGGAGCCACGAGTGGTTCCTCTGAGCCGTCTGATGAGGATGATGAAGCAGGTGCTTGTGAACAGAGCACAAATCCAGCTGATATGAAGCGCCTTAGAAG GAAGGTTTCTAATCGCGACTCTGCTAGAAGGtcaagaagaagaaagcaagcGCAATTGTCTGAGCTTGAGTTGCAG GTTGAAAAACTCAAAGTGGAAAATGCAACCCTATACAAGCAGTTCACGGATGCTAGTCAACATTTTCGTGAGGCTGATACGAATAACCGAGTGCTAAAATCAGATGTAGAAGCTTTGAGAGCCAAG GTGAAGTTAGCGGAGGATATGGTCACTAGGAGCTCTTTTACTACGTTAAACTATCAGCTTCTTCAGACACAACAACATCAAATGAGCACACCCCCGCAACTGAACACGACTAATCTTCGCCGCATGGCGCATGTTTCGCCAACCATCACCGTCCATGGTAATGATGCCTCATACAATGGTGTAACAGTTGGTGAACAGAATTCATCAGCACTTGGAAACTTGGATATGACTTTCAACAACATCAACAATGGAGTCATGAACAATGCTATGAGTTGTGGGACTATTTGGCCACTTGATTAG